In Lolium rigidum isolate FL_2022 chromosome 7, APGP_CSIRO_Lrig_0.1, whole genome shotgun sequence, the DNA window CGAGTTCACCGGGTACGACGATTGCGATTTGAGGTGCAACCATGATATGCCAATGTACAGGTTGGTTTGCTTCGAAGGAGAGAACACGGGCAGGAGATTTCTGGCTTGTGGATGCAAGGTTGGGAACTGTAATGCACATTGCAATTTCTTATGTCTATGTTGCACAATATAGTATGACCAAAGAATATAGTATGACCAGAGAATGTAGCACCATATAGTATGACCACTTGCCTCTCTGTGATTTAGATAAGTGAAGCAATATAGTATGACCAGTGCTTAGTTTGTTATGACCAGATTAGTAAGCAATTTAATAAGAACAGAATTATAGTAGTATGTACTGCACCTTTTGATGGATAAAGCAACTGCCTTTGTAGGATGACTATAATTTAATAACATGGACATAGCTACTGCCTATTTAGGATAACAAGATGGATATAGCTACTGCCTTTTTAGTATTACATGCAATTTTGTTGATGGATGTAGCTACTGTCTTCATATAATTGTACTGCCTTCATATAATTGCCTTTTCATATAATAAAATATAGGTACTGCCTTCATATAATTGTTGATGGATTTTGATTGATAATATAGGATGAGGAGATGTGTGACAAGGTTGAGTGGGTAGATGGGCCATGGCCACCTCCACTGCAGAGGAGTTTGGTCAAGCTTTGGGCCATGCATGATGAAGAGAGGGACGAGAGGATACATGGTAATGTGGAGTATGCCACTAAGAATTACCAACCGACATTACAGAAAAAAGAgttggagaagaagaatatgGAGTTGCACAAGCAAGTGGGCAATGCTCTGGAGTATGTATCAGAGATAACTTCTCATGACCTTGAGCTTGAAGTGGCAAAGAGAGAGAAGGCAGAGCAAGAAGTGATATCACTGAGGGAAGAAAAGAAGAGGCTGGAGCATGAGCTGGCAAAGAGGCCCAAGACAGATAATGAATGCTCAACTTTGAAGGAGGAAAAGAAGAGGCTGGAGTACTATGTTGCAGAACTCCTGAAGCAATCCCATGCTCAGaaggacaagatgaagaagatagcTGAAATTTGTGGAGAATGAGTTGTTTCCATGTAATAATTTACTAGTTTGTGCCTTGGTGACCTATGTTAGCATGTAACAAGTACTATGCTGTGCTGAATTATGTACCAGAGATGGAACTAGTTTGATCTTATGATGTAATGCAAGTACTGTCACTTTGTGTTACTTTTGCTGTGTGTTCTGAATTATTCTTGGCTTAACTGAATTATTCTTGACTTAACTGAATTTTTCTGTATTTGAATTGTTCATGCTGTGCTGATTTATGTtgtcgccggcggcgccgcccatttATGGTCGCCGGAGTTAGAAgcggcacggtggcgccgcccatTTATGGTCGCCGGAGTTTGTAGCAACAACAAGTATAACTGACAGCACAATATCTGTACTGACAAATGCAAGAAATGGAGCACCATTTGTGTGCTCACAATGCATAATTCATGAAATTGGCATCATTCATCAAATATAGCAAGTAATTCATCAACTGCCAAGGCACAGTATAGCATCATTCATCATAATTTAACAAGTATGTCATGAAATCATCATCTGGAGCTCCATTTATATACTGCCAAGGCACAATTGATCAGAATTTAACTAGTAATTCATGAAAGCATCAAATGGAGCACCATTTGTGTACTGACAAGTCATAATTCAGTACAATACAACAAGTCATCAAATGGAGCACCATACATATGCACCATAAGTCATCGAGTACAACCAAAATAACCGATGAGTACAGTTCATTCAGCACTCGATAAGAAGGGCCAGCATCATGATCTGGGCCAGCATCATGATCTGGGTCAACATAACCACAGTTCATATAACCCCATGTCCTTGTCCTTTTGTAGGCTGGATAGCCGGCTTCGTATTCTGACTCTGTCGATGGTGTAGTAGATCTTGGTGGAGCAAATGCAGCTCTTGCTGGTGCTCTTGCTGGTGGTCTTGCTGGTGGGGCAGTGCTACAGGCTGTAGAAGCAGAAGTAGCaacatgacgacgacgaggagcagcagcagcacttgTTCCAGGAGCAGCAGCACTTGCTCCAGGAGCAGCAGCACTTGctccaggagcagcagcagcacttgGTCGAGGAGCAGCATAACTTGctccaggagcagcagcagcacttggtccaggagcagcagcagcacttgGTCCAGGAGCAGTACTTGGTCGAGGAGCAGCAGCTGCacttggatcatcttcacctctattgggctacaagttgcaagtcataGTTAGGAAAGCAAGTTCAAAAGTAAAAAAACAAATAACTAGCAGGTTGGGCTACAATTTACTAACCACATGTTTATTCTTTCTAACAAGTAGATCAGGCCTCAACGGCGTAGTGCAACTGGTGTACTTGTGTCCCTGCAATTTGCAGTTTGAGCAGGTTATTGTCCCCATCCTAGATGTATCTTTAGCTTTGGGCTTCTCAAACTTGCCCTTTCTTCTCTTCTCTGCCTTTCTCCCTCTAGTGATCTTGAAATCAGGAGGGACGATGTCCGGAGAGTCAGTCTTTGGCTAGTCATGCTGCCCAGGCACAGGGAAAATCATAGGCTTGAATGCTTCAATGTACATGGGTTTCATGAAGAATTTGCTCACATAGTCCTCTGGTTTTTTGCTTGGCCTTGATTATAGCACTACAAGCATGATTACAAGGGAGCCCTGTGACATCCCATCTCCTGCATCCACATGTTCTAGCTGCCAAATCAACAGCATGTATCTGATCACCTTTTCCATTAGTCACTTCCCACAGATCAGTCCCTGAAATTCTTGGTGTGCAAGGCCTGGAGTACTTCTTGGCTAGCTCTAGCTGCTCCATGAAATGTGGTGTGATCACCCACCTAGCAGTTTGTCCAGCAACCCTCTTCTCATGATTCCTAACCATTAACTTGTTCTTTATACCAATAAGCATTGTTCTTATCGGCTTCTTCCTAACATCCAAGATATATCTGTTAAACACCTCACTGAGGTTGTTAACAACTAGGTCAGTCTTGCAGTTGGTGTCGAATGCATGCCGTGCCCATGTGTGGGGTGGGATCTGACTCAGCCATTTCCAAGCCTCTTCACTCTCCACTTTTAAAGTCTCCATTGCAGCCTCAAACTGGTCCTTATGGTATGCATAGCTGGCTCTATCCATGCATTTCTTCGAGATCTTCCCCCTGAATCCAGCCGTTTGAAAGTTTGCGTAAATGTGTCTTAGACAATATCTTTGGTGAGAGAAGGGAACACTTGGGTCACTGCTTTGAGAAGTCCCTGTCCATTTATATAACAATTTGCAGTTTCagtaacactaccatgacatatgAGGTAAGACTAGCATATGAGGTAAGACAAATAGGACTAACCTTTTGCCTATCGGACATAATTGTGTAAGGACCAAATTCTCCTTGTTCTCCTCCCAAAGCATATTTCAGCTGAGTCAAAAACCAACACCAATTGGCTGTGTCCTCTTTTGGGACGACTGCGAAGGCAATAGGGAACATGTTGTTGTTTCCATCTCGGCCGGTTGCAGCTAGTATTTGAGCACCAGTGCAGAGTTTGATGAAGCAACCATCCAAACCTGCAGTACAAACAATTATTCACATCATCCTATGAAGAAATGCAGTAGTATAGGAAATTAGCAATACAACAACAACTGAAAAGAGCAAATGCAGTACCTATGAATGGCCTGCACACTTTTAGGAATCCATCTTTGGTTCCATTTAAGCAGAAGATTCATCTTCCTAATGACAAAGGTCTTCTCTCCTTTTATCTCTGATGCAGTAATATAGAAACGACATGCTGGCTTATTTATGCAATCAGCAATTACTCTAACATCAGAGTTTCGATGATAGGTGAAATTCCTACTTTGTGCTATATGCAAGTTGACCAATGCATCTCTGAACTGCTCCACATTGGTAAAACACATGTGCTCTGCTAGTTGCTCATGTGCTTGCAGCATCCTCTCATCATACCATACCCTAGGTGGCCTCTTCTTTGCTCTACTCTTTCTTCCTTTAGGTAGAATCATCGACAATGGCTGAaacccatcatcatcatcttcaggcAGAAAACCAGGGCATTTGTCCTCATCATCAGATGGTATGAAGTCTCGCACATGTTCGAcgacaacacttgaatgtgaccTTTCAGTGGGGCCTTTTCTCTTAACAGGTAGCTTCATTTTCTTCAACGGCACCTCAGTACATGGTTCAGCACCTGCTTCTTCTTCAGTTACAAACAAATCTTCAATATCTGTATCACCTTGGCAGTGTGACATTGGATCCTCTTTTTGctttctcatctcctccaagatCTCATCAGCTTCAGCCTTTTCCTTCATCCTGATTTCAACAGAATCAGCTAAGTCTCCCATGTCAAATGCTGCATCATGTGTGCCCACATCTGCATCCTCATCACTATCTGACAGCTCAACATctgcatcttcatcaacatcataGAACTGAGGATGATTGTGTGAACCCTGCCCAACAGGATTATTACTACCAACTTGGCTATTAAACAATTGACCATCTTCATCCACGGCATACACAGGTGGCTCACTGAAATCCAACACAATTGGAGATGAATAAGTTACAATGCTAGAACAATTATCCCCTGATGTGCTGCCTTGTTTGGTTTTTTTAATTTCTTATCAACACCATGTAGTCCCCTCTTAGCAGTCAAGTTTAACACCTTTGTTGAATCAAAATGCAGTAGCAGCTCATATATTTTAGCATTGTTCTCAACCAATTCCATTTCACTTTGAATTCTACAGTACATAGAATCCCCAAATCCATAGCCACGGGGCTCAAGCATTGAAACTAGTTTCATGTAAGTCAGGTCATCACGGCAAATTTGGTTCTCTACCATATCCTGACCATCCTCAAATTGTATCCTCACATCCCAAACTTCAGTGTCTAGGCTACAAAGCAAATAGAAATGTCCAAATGAGTAAAATTGGACCTAAGGGCTTGAGAGGAAGATACATAACAACGGCTAGATGGAGTAGAGCAACTTACCCATCTCCTCCATCGGCGTGGCTGCTTGTCCTGGTCGAGTTCGTCGCGGCCGGGTCGTCCTCCCACATCTGGGCCAGGAAATGCTCCGACGAAACGTGCGTCGGCGGCCACAGGTCATCCAACCCGTCGTCATACACTCCGCCTTGTCCGCCAGCACCGCCGCCAGCAGCGCCAccaccgccagcagcgccgccgccgccgccatcgccctcCTCCATCTCCGACCGGTCGAAAAAGAAAAGGGGGGAAATAACAGAGATGGAGCCGAATCGTGCCCTAACAGACACAGATGGAGCCGAAGCGTGCCCTAACGGACGTTTgctatgacatgtgggaccgcccGCTTAATTCTCGTTTAACTCCAGAATTGCTCAATCTGTTACGACCTGCCCCAGAAGTTGCACTTACTTGAAAAAATTACCAGAGTTGGTACCTACTCGCAACCGTTGCCCCAAAAGTGGTACCTATATGTAATTTACTGGGGGGGGGGTGGTGGTGCTGCTTACGTGAGGAGTTGCATTTCTCCGCCGTTTACCAGCATGGAAgggggtttgttttgggttgcacTTGTGCCTTTTTCGCCTAGCTTCTTATCTCATTTCTCCCGTGACTtttttctcccccaatccatgcTGCTCCCGTTCTTTCTCTCTCCCTCTGATTCCTATggctttcttcttccaccggaagTACACTAGGTTGCTACTGTGAACTCCATGGTGACGGTAAGCCACCGCAGCCCCATTTTCCTGCGTCCTCAACTATCCATGTGTGACTGTCATCGATTTCGGCGCGGCCGCCTCGGACGAGATCGACCAAGGATCCCCTGGCTTCCATCCTTCGGAAGTTGAACTCCCCCCTACTCTGCCTCTTCCTCGTCTTTCTCTCCAGCTTGTTTCATTTTTTCTGGATCTAGTTTTGATTCGTGTTGTATTTTGCCAATCTAAAATCTCGTTCGTGATCTTGATCCAGACGTTGTGTTTGTGATGGATTCTGAAGCTGGACTGATTTGATTAGCTTTCCTGATCGGTTTTTAACATATTTAATTGATCTTTTGAGGCACCAATCGAGTCTGTGAGCATCTCATTGACTTCCCCCCATTTATCTCTAGTTTCTTGTAGTACTTATGCTCTATCTTTCTATTTGTGCATCACTGATGTAGTAATTAGTTTGACTAATTTCTAGCTAGATTTGATGGAAAATCAGTGCTTCTCTCTGTTCATTTTTTTTAATGAAAAGCTCATTTCCTACCACGATTTCCTCGCACAACACTCATTTCCTACCAAGGTTTGACTATGTGTGTTTGACGATCGGAACAATCGGGTCAGAAAATTCTCCTGACCTCTCATATCTCTTTGCCAATGcacactagctagctagctagtcaaCAAGTACCATGGCGAAGAACTATGGTGAAATGTACAATATCAATGGATGGGGGATCCCTACTTCGCCGTGAACAAGGACGGGCACCTCTGCGTCAGAATCTACGGCCGGGAGACGACTACAGGGCAGGAGATGGACGTGCTCAGTGCTCTCCGTCATTCAGCAAGACATGAACGctgatgacaagaagaagaagaaactccAGTTCCCCATGATCCTTCGCTTCCCCGACGTGCTGAGGCACCGCATCAGCTCTCTCCACACCGCATTTGCCAACGCAATCAAGTACACGGGGTATGGCTCAGTTTACCAGGCCGTGTTCCCGGTGAAGGTGAACCAGCACAAGGCGGTGGTGCAGGACATGATTAACTTTGGCTGCGACCACAGCTACGGGTTGGAGGCAGGGTCCAAGCCATAATTGTTGGTTGCCATGAGCTGCCTCACAAAAGCCAAGCCTGGAGCCTACTTGGTATGCAACGGGTACAAGGACGCGGACTACATCGCGCTCGCTCTCGGTGCGCGCGCCTTGGGCCTGAACGCCATCATCGTgctagagatggaggaggagctgGACATCGTCATCGAGCAGAGCAGCAAGCTCGGCATCGAGCCGGTCATCGGTGTACGCGCCAAGCTCACCAAGATACCGGGCCATTTCGGCTCGACGGCCGGCAAGCACGGCAAGTTCGGACTACCGGCGGAGAGGATCTACGAggtggccaagaagctcaaggctCAGAACAAGCTGCACTGGCTGAAGCTGCTGCACTTTCACGTCGGCTCCATGATCCCGACAACGGATATCGTCTTCAAGGCAGCTACCGAGGCCTCTGGTATCTACTGCACCCTAGTGAAGGAGTGTGGGGCGGAGATGATGACAACGCTGGACTGCGGCGGGGGGCTCGGGGTCGACTACGATGGGACC includes these proteins:
- the LOC124673639 gene encoding protein dead ringer-like, whose product is MEEGDGGGGGAAGGGGAAGGGAGGQGGVYDDGLDDLWPPTHVSSEHFLAQMWEDDPAATNSTRTSSHADGGDGLDTEVWDVRIQFEDGQDMVENQICRDDLTYMKLVSMLEPRGYGFGDSMYCRIQSEMELVENNAKIYELLLHFDSTKVLNLTAKRGLHGVDKKLKKPNKAAHQGIIVLAL